The following proteins are co-located in the Pseudomonas sp. ATCC 13867 genome:
- a CDS encoding efflux RND transporter periplasmic adaptor subunit produces the protein MKIRFSSPKEQQPTQDQGLKVLYAPGKRMAFKLRWYLILFVVTSPLLFLVGREMLGLWLIEAPAQLHLPSSELRAREAGQVAKILVRPGDKVSAGQLLMQMDNPEWRARLALLADPSKATPAAQGRRTLSEREREPLVRLLNSADSRLQQLRGLLAAGAATRGEVQQAQDERDRRQRDLVEFDRRESQPGDDTLDRQRRLESDWLQSRLQGLELKASDSGVISEVMVGEGENVGPGTLLMRLQRLGDAEIWIYLDPRFAEYASPGQPFRVRLPDGKWLQAEVVRMVEDAAPVPVELREAFSAPNRNLRLLARVKGEEWPAFWRVDRLGLKARFPHRWSWLDRWAVQE, from the coding sequence ATGAAGATTCGATTCTCCAGCCCCAAGGAACAACAGCCCACCCAGGACCAGGGCCTCAAGGTGCTTTACGCGCCGGGCAAGCGCATGGCGTTCAAGCTGCGCTGGTATCTGATCCTTTTCGTGGTGACCAGCCCGCTGCTGTTCCTGGTGGGGCGCGAAATGCTCGGCCTCTGGCTGATCGAAGCCCCCGCGCAGCTGCATCTGCCGTCCAGCGAGCTGCGCGCACGGGAGGCCGGGCAGGTGGCGAAGATACTGGTTCGACCCGGCGACAAGGTTTCGGCCGGCCAGTTGCTGATGCAGATGGATAACCCCGAATGGCGTGCCCGCCTGGCCCTGCTGGCCGATCCCTCGAAGGCAACGCCCGCGGCGCAGGGTCGGCGGACCCTCAGCGAACGTGAGCGCGAGCCGCTGGTGCGCCTGCTCAACAGTGCGGACAGCCGCCTGCAGCAACTGCGCGGCTTGCTCGCCGCCGGCGCGGCGACCCGTGGCGAAGTGCAACAGGCCCAGGACGAGCGTGACCGTCGCCAGCGCGACCTGGTGGAGTTCGACCGGCGCGAGTCGCAGCCGGGGGACGACACCCTGGACCGCCAGCGCCGGCTGGAAAGCGACTGGCTGCAGTCGCGCCTGCAAGGGCTGGAGCTCAAGGCCAGCGACTCCGGGGTCATCAGCGAAGTGATGGTGGGCGAGGGCGAGAACGTCGGTCCCGGCACCCTGCTGATGCGCCTGCAGCGCCTGGGCGATGCCGAAATCTGGATTTACCTCGATCCGCGCTTTGCCGAATACGCATCGCCCGGCCAGCCATTCCGCGTGCGCCTGCCGGACGGCAAATGGTTGCAGGCGGAGGTGGTGCGCATGGTGGAGGACGCGGCCCCGGTGCCGGTGGAACTGCGCGAGGCCTTCAGCGCGCCGAATCGCAACCTGCGCCTGCTGGCACGGGTCAAGGGCGAGGAGTGGCCGGCGTTCTGGCGCGTCGACCGCCTGGGCCTGAAGGCGCGCTTCCCGCATCGCTGGAGCTGGCTCGACCGCTGGGCCGTTCAGGAGTAA
- a CDS encoding acyl-CoA synthetase has product MRSHTAATVEFDHRATADATLAGNLDALNACVECCDRHAIPGRVALFWEGKDGDSASYTFTQLKELSGRFASFLHSLGVRPGDCISGMLPRTPELLITVLGAWRLGAVYQPLFTAFGPKAIEHRVKLAGSKVVVTDGANRGKLDEVPDAPTQVTVGGPKGQGIRHGDYSFWAELERHSPDFEPVLRSGEDPFLLMFTSGTTGLAKPLAVPLKAIVAFVGYMRDAVGLREEDSFWNLADPGWAYGLYYGVTGPLAMGHPITFYEGAFTVESTCRIVRKYGITNLAGSPTAYRLLIAAGDAVSRPLKGRLRAVSSAGEPLTPEVIRWFAGELGVTIHDHYGQTELGMVLANHHALEHPVHVGAAGFSIPGHRVVVLDEQGNELPAGQPGVLAMDRRQSPLMWFAGYQGMETKAFVGDYYLSGDTVELNPDGSISFVGRADDLITTSGYRVGPFDVESALIEHPAVIEAAVIGKPDPERTELVKAFVVLCSSFRPSTELAEELQQYVRKRLSAHSYPREVEFVDELPKTPSGKIQRFLLRNQEIAKQREAAEKAAAH; this is encoded by the coding sequence ATGCGTTCCCATACCGCCGCCACGGTCGAGTTCGACCACCGCGCCACCGCCGATGCCACCCTGGCCGGCAACCTCGACGCCCTCAACGCCTGCGTCGAATGCTGCGACCGCCACGCCATCCCCGGTCGTGTCGCGCTGTTCTGGGAGGGCAAGGACGGCGACAGCGCCTCCTATACCTTCACCCAGCTCAAGGAGCTTTCCGGCCGTTTCGCCAGCTTCCTGCACAGCCTCGGCGTGCGCCCTGGCGATTGCATCTCCGGTATGCTGCCGCGCACCCCGGAACTGCTGATCACCGTGCTCGGCGCCTGGCGCCTGGGCGCGGTCTACCAGCCGCTGTTCACCGCCTTCGGGCCGAAAGCCATCGAGCACCGGGTCAAGCTGGCCGGCAGCAAGGTGGTGGTGACCGACGGCGCCAATCGCGGCAAGCTCGATGAAGTGCCGGACGCTCCCACGCAAGTGACGGTCGGCGGACCGAAGGGGCAGGGCATCCGCCACGGCGACTACAGCTTCTGGGCCGAACTGGAGCGCCACTCGCCGGACTTCGAACCGGTGCTGCGCAGCGGCGAAGATCCCTTCCTGCTGATGTTCACCTCCGGCACCACCGGGCTGGCCAAGCCGCTCGCCGTGCCGTTGAAGGCCATCGTCGCCTTCGTCGGCTACATGCGCGATGCGGTGGGGCTGCGCGAGGAGGACTCGTTCTGGAACCTCGCCGATCCGGGCTGGGCCTATGGTCTCTACTACGGTGTTACCGGGCCGCTGGCGATGGGACACCCGATCACTTTCTACGAAGGCGCGTTCACGGTGGAGAGCACCTGCCGCATCGTGCGCAAGTACGGCATCACCAACCTGGCCGGCTCGCCGACCGCCTACCGGTTGCTGATCGCGGCTGGCGATGCGGTGTCCAGACCGCTCAAGGGCCGCCTGCGCGCCGTGAGCAGCGCCGGTGAGCCGCTGACTCCGGAGGTGATCCGCTGGTTCGCCGGCGAGCTGGGCGTGACCATCCACGACCACTACGGCCAGACCGAACTGGGCATGGTCCTGGCGAATCACCATGCGCTGGAACACCCGGTGCATGTGGGCGCCGCCGGTTTCTCCATTCCCGGCCACCGCGTGGTGGTACTGGACGAGCAGGGCAACGAGCTGCCCGCCGGCCAACCCGGCGTGCTGGCGATGGACCGCCGCCAGTCGCCGCTGATGTGGTTCGCCGGCTACCAGGGCATGGAAACCAAGGCCTTCGTCGGTGACTACTACCTGAGCGGCGACACCGTGGAACTGAACCCGGACGGCAGCATCAGCTTCGTCGGCCGCGCCGATGACCTGATCACCACCTCCGGCTACCGCGTCGGTCCGTTCGACGTGGAAAGCGCGCTGATCGAGCATCCGGCGGTGATCGAGGCGGCGGTGATCGGCAAGCCGGACCCGGAGCGCACCGAGCTGGTCAAGGCCTTCGTGGTGCTCTGTTCGTCCTTCCGGCCCAGCACGGAGCTGGCCGAGGAACTACAACAGTACGTGCGCAAGCGACTGTCGGCGCACAGCTACCCGCGGGAGGTGGAGTTCGTCGACGAGCTGCCCAAGACCCCCAGCGGCAAGATCCAGCGCTTCCTCCTGCGCAACCAGGAGATCGCCAAGCAACGCGAAGCGGCCGAGAAAGCGGCGGCTCACTAA
- the pbpG gene encoding D-alanyl-D-alanine endopeptidase yields MTSRRSILSLLFACAAVVCTSNSLAATPAKATQPNQLVLASGSALVVDLQTNKVIYSSNPGLVVPIASVTKLMTAMVTLDAKLPMNEMITVDISETAEMKGVFSRVHLGSQISREKMLLLALMSSENRAAASLAHHYPGGSKAFVAAMNAKARSLGMNHTHYVEPTGLSIHNTSNAQDLIRLAKAAYTYPQIRRMSTTATSDARFSKPGYSLSFFNTNPLVRNGKWDIRLTKTGFTNDAGHCLVMVTMMNGRPVALALLDAFGKRTHVADASRIRRWVETGKASPVPAVALQYKAQRSQARAANVAATTE; encoded by the coding sequence ATGACTAGTCGTCGTTCGATACTGAGCCTGCTGTTTGCCTGCGCCGCTGTTGTCTGTACATCGAACTCCCTCGCCGCCACGCCCGCCAAGGCGACGCAGCCCAATCAACTGGTCCTGGCTTCCGGCAGCGCGCTGGTGGTCGACCTGCAGACCAACAAGGTCATCTACTCCAGCAACCCCGGCCTGGTCGTGCCCATCGCGTCGGTGACCAAGCTGATGACCGCGATGGTGACGCTGGACGCCAAGCTGCCGATGAACGAGATGATCACCGTCGACATCTCCGAAACCGCCGAAATGAAGGGCGTGTTCTCTCGCGTGCACCTGGGCAGCCAGATCAGCCGCGAGAAGATGCTGCTGCTGGCGCTGATGTCCTCCGAGAACCGCGCCGCCGCCAGCCTCGCCCACCACTATCCGGGCGGCTCCAAGGCCTTCGTCGCGGCGATGAACGCCAAGGCCAGGTCCCTGGGCATGAACCACACCCACTACGTGGAACCCACCGGCCTGTCGATCCACAACACCTCCAACGCCCAGGACCTGATCCGCCTGGCCAAGGCCGCCTACACCTACCCGCAGATCCGCCGGATGAGCACCACGGCGACCAGCGACGCGCGCTTCAGCAAGCCCGGCTACTCGCTGAGCTTCTTCAACACCAACCCGCTGGTGCGCAATGGCAAGTGGGATATCCGCCTGACCAAGACCGGCTTCACCAACGACGCCGGCCACTGCCTGGTGATGGTCACCATGATGAACGGCCGCCCGGTCGCCCTGGCCCTGCTGGACGCCTTCGGCAAGCGCACCCACGTGGCCGACGCCAGCCGCATCCGCCGCTGGGTGGAAACCGGCAAGGCCTCGCCGGTGCCCGCCGTCGCCCTGCAATACAAGGCCCAGCGCAGCCAGGCCCGCGCGGCCAACGTCGCCGCCACCACCGAGTAG
- a CDS encoding AMP-binding protein, with protein MNHLSYTRGHQDKPLLAMTVGDAFDATVERFPQREALVVRHQNLRYTWAELAEVVDGIARAFLALGLRPGDRLGIWAPNCAQWCVTQFASAKVGAVLVNINPAYRVNELEYALKQSGCRWLVCADAFKTSDYHGMLADLLPELGQGRPGELSSERLPELRGVISLSEQAPAGFLRWSQLAPLGAAISATELAERQALLQFDEPINIQYTSGTTGFPKGATLSHYNILNNGLMVGDSLGLTEHDRLVIPVPLYHCFGMVMGNLGCLTHGSTMIYPAPSFEPEATLAAVAEEKATTLYGVPTMFIAELDHPNRRDFDLSSLRTGIMAGATCPIEVMRRVIDEMNMAEVQIAYGMTETSPVSLQTGPEDDLETRVTTVGRTQPHLESKIIDADGRVVPRGTIGELCTRGYSVMLGYWNNPQATAEAISPARWMLTGDLAEMDESGNVRIVGRSKDMIIRGGENIYPREIEEFLYTHHAVADAQVIGIPDDKYGEELVAWVKFHPGHSVEEEELRAFCKNAIAHFKVPRHFRFCDEFPMTVTGKIQKFRMREISIEEVCGKRG; from the coding sequence ATGAACCACCTGAGTTACACCCGCGGCCACCAGGACAAACCCCTGCTGGCCATGACCGTGGGCGACGCCTTCGATGCCACGGTCGAACGCTTCCCGCAGCGCGAGGCCCTGGTCGTGCGTCACCAGAACCTGCGCTACACCTGGGCCGAGCTGGCCGAGGTGGTCGATGGCATCGCCCGTGCCTTCCTCGCCCTGGGCCTGCGCCCCGGCGACCGCCTGGGCATCTGGGCGCCCAACTGCGCGCAGTGGTGCGTCACCCAGTTCGCCAGCGCCAAGGTCGGCGCCGTGCTGGTCAACATCAACCCGGCCTACCGGGTGAACGAACTGGAATACGCGCTCAAACAGTCCGGCTGCCGTTGGCTGGTGTGCGCCGATGCGTTCAAGACCTCCGATTACCACGGCATGCTCGCCGACCTGCTGCCCGAGCTGGGGCAGGGCCGTCCGGGCGAACTCTCCAGCGAGCGCCTGCCGGAGCTGCGCGGGGTGATCAGCCTGTCCGAGCAGGCTCCCGCCGGTTTCCTGCGCTGGAGCCAATTGGCGCCGCTGGGCGCCGCGATCTCCGCTACCGAGCTCGCCGAGCGCCAGGCGCTGCTGCAGTTCGACGAGCCGATCAATATCCAGTACACCTCCGGCACCACCGGCTTCCCCAAGGGCGCCACGCTCAGCCACTACAACATCCTCAACAACGGCCTGATGGTCGGCGACAGCCTCGGCCTCACCGAGCACGACCGCCTGGTGATCCCGGTACCGCTGTACCACTGCTTCGGCATGGTGATGGGCAACCTCGGCTGCCTGACCCACGGCTCCACCATGATCTACCCCGCGCCCAGCTTCGAACCCGAGGCGACCCTGGCGGCGGTGGCGGAAGAGAAGGCCACCACGCTGTACGGCGTGCCCACCATGTTCATCGCCGAGCTGGACCACCCCAACCGCCGCGACTTCGACCTGTCGAGCCTGCGCACCGGCATCATGGCCGGCGCCACCTGCCCGATCGAAGTGATGCGCCGGGTCATCGACGAGATGAACATGGCCGAGGTGCAGATCGCCTACGGCATGACCGAGACCAGCCCGGTGTCGCTGCAGACCGGCCCGGAAGACGACCTGGAAACCCGCGTCACCACCGTCGGCCGCACCCAGCCGCACCTGGAAAGCAAGATCATCGACGCCGACGGCCGCGTCGTCCCGCGCGGCACCATCGGCGAGCTGTGCACCCGCGGCTACAGCGTGATGCTCGGCTACTGGAACAACCCGCAGGCGACCGCCGAAGCGATCAGCCCGGCGCGCTGGATGCTCACCGGCGACCTCGCCGAGATGGACGAATCCGGCAACGTGCGCATCGTCGGGCGCAGCAAGGACATGATCATTCGCGGCGGCGAGAACATCTATCCGCGCGAGATCGAGGAATTCCTCTACACCCACCACGCGGTGGCCGATGCCCAGGTGATCGGCATCCCCGACGACAAGTACGGCGAGGAACTGGTGGCCTGGGTCAAGTTCCACCCCGGCCATAGCGTCGAGGAGGAGGAACTGCGCGCCTTCTGCAAGAACGCCATCGCCCACTTCAAGGTGCCGCGCCATTTCCGCTTCTGCGACGAGTTCCCGATGACGGTGACCGGCAAGATCCAGAAGTTCCGCATGCGCGAGATCAGCATCGAAGAGGTGTGCGGCAAGCGTGGCTGA
- a CDS encoding acetyl-CoA C-acyltransferase, whose protein sequence is MNDPIVIVSAVRTPMGGFLGDFKDVNAATLGAAAIRAAVERARLGTEEVDEAVLGCVLSAGQGQAPARQAVLGAGLARGTPCSTVNKMCGSGMKAAMMVHDALLAGSARVALAGGMESMSNAPYLLERARSGYRMGHGKVFDHMFLDGLEDAYDKGRLMGTFAEDCAENYGFTRQQQDDYAIASLTRAQKAMNEGRFADEIVALSVKAGKETREVSQDEQPPKARPDKIPTLKPAFREGGTVTAANASSISDGAAALVLMRLSEAEKRGLTPLAAIRGHASFADAPNLFPTAPVGAVNRLLQRTGWALGEVDLFEVNEAFAVVAMAAMRELDIPHDKINVHGGACALGHPIGASGARIIVTLLSALKQYDLKRGIASVCIGGGEATAIAVERLA, encoded by the coding sequence ATGAACGATCCCATCGTCATCGTCAGCGCCGTCCGCACCCCGATGGGCGGCTTCCTCGGCGACTTCAAAGACGTCAATGCCGCCACCCTCGGCGCGGCCGCCATCCGCGCCGCCGTCGAACGCGCCCGCCTGGGCACGGAAGAGGTGGACGAAGCCGTGCTCGGCTGCGTGCTCTCCGCCGGCCAGGGCCAGGCTCCGGCGCGCCAGGCAGTACTGGGTGCGGGGCTGGCGCGCGGCACGCCGTGCTCCACGGTGAACAAGATGTGCGGCTCGGGCATGAAGGCCGCGATGATGGTCCACGACGCTCTGCTCGCCGGCAGCGCCCGCGTGGCCCTGGCCGGCGGGATGGAGAGCATGTCCAACGCGCCGTACCTGCTGGAGCGCGCCCGCAGCGGCTACCGCATGGGCCACGGCAAGGTGTTCGACCACATGTTCCTCGACGGCCTCGAGGACGCCTACGACAAGGGCCGCCTGATGGGCACCTTCGCCGAGGATTGCGCGGAGAACTACGGCTTCACCCGCCAGCAGCAGGACGACTACGCGATCGCCTCGCTGACCCGCGCGCAGAAGGCCATGAACGAAGGCCGCTTCGCCGACGAGATCGTTGCCCTGTCGGTCAAGGCTGGCAAGGAAACCCGCGAAGTCAGCCAGGACGAGCAGCCGCCGAAAGCCAGGCCGGACAAGATCCCCACCCTGAAGCCGGCGTTCCGCGAAGGCGGCACGGTGACGGCGGCCAATGCCAGCTCCATCTCCGACGGCGCCGCCGCGCTGGTGCTGATGCGCCTGTCCGAGGCCGAGAAGCGAGGGTTGACGCCACTGGCCGCCATCCGTGGCCACGCCTCCTTCGCCGATGCACCGAACCTGTTCCCGACTGCCCCGGTGGGCGCGGTGAACCGCCTGCTGCAACGCACGGGCTGGGCACTGGGCGAGGTCGATCTGTTCGAGGTCAACGAAGCCTTCGCCGTGGTCGCCATGGCCGCCATGCGCGAGCTGGACATCCCTCACGACAAGATCAACGTCCACGGCGGCGCCTGCGCCCTCGGCCACCCGATTGGCGCCTCCGGTGCGCGGATCATCGTGACCCTGCTGTCGGCGCTCAAGCAGTACGACCTCAAGCGCGGCATAGCCTCGGTGTGCATCGGCGGCGGCGAAGCCACGGCCATCGCGGTCGAACGCCTGGCGTAA
- a CDS encoding LysR family transcriptional regulator has product MNLSKVDLNLFIVFDAIYTEANLTRAGQIVGITQPAVSNALARLRETFNDPLFVRTAQGMVPTPMAQNIIGPVRNALQLLRVSVQESRTFTPTQANKTYRISMTDLTEAIVLPPLFQRLRRQAPNVHIESFLSKRRETTKELAAGRLDFAVDAPLNTDPQVRHVKLMEDRYVCAMRQGHPLAKDKVTLEEYLSVAHIQISSRRSGLGYVDLSLGKMGLQRKIALRSQHYLMASTVVQQTDMVVTVPERFARHHGLHFVDLPVNDVPRLETHLYWHESTDQDPANRWMREQIIELCQQVTAREAREAAERA; this is encoded by the coding sequence ATGAACCTCAGCAAGGTCGATCTGAACCTGTTCATCGTCTTCGATGCGATCTATACCGAAGCCAACCTGACGCGTGCCGGACAGATCGTCGGCATCACCCAGCCCGCCGTCTCCAATGCCCTGGCCCGTCTGCGTGAAACCTTCAACGACCCGCTGTTCGTGCGCACCGCCCAGGGCATGGTGCCCACGCCGATGGCGCAGAACATCATCGGGCCGGTACGCAATGCGCTACAGCTGCTGCGCGTCTCGGTGCAGGAGAGCCGCACCTTCACGCCCACCCAGGCGAACAAGACCTACCGCATCAGCATGACCGACCTCACCGAGGCCATCGTCCTGCCGCCGCTGTTCCAGCGCCTGCGCCGCCAGGCGCCGAACGTGCACATCGAGAGTTTCCTCTCCAAGCGTCGCGAAACCACCAAGGAACTGGCCGCCGGCCGCCTGGACTTCGCCGTGGACGCGCCGCTGAACACCGACCCGCAGGTACGCCACGTCAAGCTGATGGAGGACCGCTATGTCTGTGCCATGCGCCAGGGCCACCCGCTGGCCAAGGACAAGGTGACGCTGGAGGAATACCTGTCGGTGGCGCATATCCAGATTTCCAGCCGCCGCAGCGGCCTGGGCTATGTGGACCTGTCGCTGGGCAAGATGGGCCTGCAGCGCAAGATCGCCCTGCGCTCGCAGCACTACCTGATGGCTTCGACCGTGGTGCAGCAGACCGACATGGTGGTCACCGTGCCCGAGCGCTTCGCCCGCCACCACGGCCTGCATTTCGTCGACCTGCCGGTGAACGACGTGCCCAGGCTGGAAACCCACCTGTACTGGCACGAAAGCACCGACCAGGACCCGGCCAACCGCTGGATGCGCGAGCAGATCATCGAGTTGTGCCAGCAGGTGACGGCGCGGGAAGCGCGTGAGGCGGCGGAGCGCGCGTGA
- a CDS encoding 3-hydroxyacyl-CoA dehydrogenase — translation MQIQNKVFLITGGGSGLGAATAKLLVSAGAKVVLADVNAEAGAAQAAELGGANARFIRTDVCSEADGKAAVQLALDAFGALHGLANCAGVAPAEKVIGRNGVHGLESFTRAIGINLIGTFNMLRLAAEAMARNEPDAGGERGIIINTASVAAFDGQIGQAAYSASKSGVVGMTLPIARELARSGIRVMTIAPGIFETPMMAGMPQEVRDSLGASVPFPPRLGRPDEYASLVRHIVENSMLNGEVIRLDGAIRMAAK, via the coding sequence ATGCAGATCCAGAACAAGGTATTCCTCATCACCGGCGGCGGTTCCGGCCTCGGCGCGGCCACCGCGAAGCTGCTGGTGAGCGCTGGCGCCAAGGTGGTGCTGGCCGACGTCAATGCCGAAGCCGGCGCGGCCCAGGCCGCCGAGCTGGGCGGGGCGAATGCGCGCTTCATCCGTACCGACGTGTGCAGCGAGGCCGACGGCAAGGCCGCCGTGCAACTCGCGCTGGACGCCTTCGGCGCGCTGCACGGCCTGGCCAATTGCGCGGGCGTGGCGCCGGCGGAGAAGGTCATCGGCCGCAATGGTGTGCATGGCCTGGAGAGCTTCACCCGCGCCATCGGCATCAACCTGATCGGCACCTTCAACATGCTGCGCCTGGCTGCCGAAGCGATGGCGCGGAACGAGCCGGACGCCGGCGGCGAGCGCGGCATCATCATCAACACCGCTTCGGTGGCCGCCTTCGACGGGCAGATCGGCCAGGCCGCGTACTCCGCCTCCAAGAGCGGCGTGGTCGGCATGACCCTGCCCATCGCCCGCGAACTGGCGCGCTCGGGCATCCGCGTGATGACCATCGCCCCCGGCATCTTCGAGACGCCGATGATGGCCGGCATGCCCCAGGAAGTCCGCGACTCCCTCGGCGCCAGCGTGCCGTTCCCGCCGCGCCTGGGCCGCCCGGACGAATACGCCTCGCTGGTCCGCCACATCGTCGAGAACAGCATGCTCAACGGCGAGGTGATCCGCCTCGACGGCGCCATCCGCATGGCCGCGAAATAA
- a CDS encoding AraC family transcriptional regulator gives MGVEKGTISIRLVSEALAEFRRRGGDEGPLLVAAGVSAELFGKPYARVSSQLYARLWRRLAREMDDEFFGMNARRMKSGSFNFMAAAAIREPTLEAALNAALRFIGLVFDDFSPRLTRQDGLAAISLDEPFGPAPRAFCYFTLWLMLHGLACWLVGRRIPILAIELRCPPPDFIADYRVMFSENLNFARRQSRLLFNAEVLDLPVRRDERELRRFLSGAPANILVRYRDPQSLAARTKAYLRSLKFERWPDLDALAGHFYMAPSTLRRKLAAEGQSYQALKDQLRRDLAIARLDSGDGNFADLAEELGFADTSAFYKAFRKWTGSTPGQYRALMRSEPE, from the coding sequence ATGGGCGTAGAGAAGGGCACCATCTCCATTCGCCTGGTCAGCGAGGCGCTGGCCGAGTTTCGTCGTCGCGGTGGCGACGAGGGTCCCCTGCTGGTCGCCGCCGGCGTTTCCGCCGAACTGTTCGGCAAGCCCTATGCGCGGGTTTCCAGCCAGCTCTACGCGCGGCTCTGGCGGCGCCTGGCGCGGGAGATGGACGACGAGTTCTTCGGCATGAACGCCCGGCGCATGAAGTCGGGCAGCTTCAACTTCATGGCCGCCGCGGCGATCCGCGAGCCGACCCTGGAGGCGGCGCTGAACGCCGCGCTGCGCTTCATCGGGCTGGTCTTCGACGACTTCAGCCCGCGCCTGACCCGCCAGGACGGCCTGGCCGCGATCAGCCTCGATGAGCCCTTTGGCCCGGCGCCGCGCGCGTTCTGCTACTTCACCCTGTGGCTGATGCTGCACGGCCTGGCCTGCTGGCTGGTGGGCCGGCGCATCCCGATCCTCGCCATCGAGTTGCGCTGTCCGCCGCCGGATTTCATCGCCGACTACCGGGTGATGTTCAGCGAAAACCTCAACTTCGCCCGCCGCCAGTCGCGCCTGCTGTTCAATGCCGAGGTCCTGGACCTGCCGGTGCGCCGCGACGAGCGCGAGCTGCGGCGTTTCCTCAGTGGCGCGCCGGCCAACATCCTGGTGCGCTACCGCGACCCGCAGAGCCTCGCCGCGCGCACCAAGGCCTACCTGCGCAGCCTGAAGTTCGAACGCTGGCCGGACCTCGACGCGCTGGCCGGGCACTTCTACATGGCGCCTTCGACCCTGCGCCGCAAGCTCGCCGCCGAGGGGCAGTCCTACCAGGCGCTCAAGGACCAGTTGCGCCGCGACCTCGCCATCGCCCGGCTGGACAGCGGCGATGGCAACTTCGCCGACCTCGCCGAGGAACTGGGCTTCGCCGATACCAGCGCCTTCTACAAGGCCTTCCGCAAGTGGACCGGCTCGACGCCGGGGCAGTACCGCGCGCTGATGCGTTCGGAGCCGGAGTGA
- a CDS encoding acyl-CoA dehydrogenase family protein — protein MIPTEEDIQIRDVARQFAQERLKPFAAEWDREHRFPAQALKEMADLGFLGMLVAEEWGGAQTGHLAYAMALEEIAAGDGACSTIMSVHNSVGCMPIAKFGNDEQRRRFLMPLARGEMIGAFALTEPQAGSDASFLKTRARRDGDHYVLNGSKQFITSGSHAGVVIVFAVTDAAAGKKGISAFIVPTDTPGYRVVRVEDKLGQHASDTCQIAFDDVRIPVSYRLGEEGQGYAIALANLEGGRIGIASQAVGMARAAFEYARDYAHERETFGKPIIQHQAVAFRLSDMATEIAVARQMVHHAASLREAGLPCLTEASMAKLFASEMAERVCSAAIQTLGGYGYLQDYPVERIYRDVRVCQIYEGTSDVQRLVIARSL, from the coding sequence ATGATTCCCACTGAAGAAGACATCCAGATCCGCGACGTTGCCCGCCAGTTCGCCCAGGAACGGCTGAAGCCCTTCGCCGCCGAGTGGGACCGCGAGCACCGCTTCCCCGCGCAAGCACTGAAGGAAATGGCCGACCTCGGCTTCCTCGGCATGCTGGTGGCGGAAGAGTGGGGCGGCGCGCAGACCGGCCACCTGGCCTACGCGATGGCCCTGGAAGAGATCGCCGCCGGCGACGGCGCCTGCTCTACCATCATGAGCGTGCACAACTCGGTGGGCTGCATGCCCATCGCCAAGTTCGGCAACGATGAGCAGAGGCGCCGGTTCCTGATGCCCCTGGCACGCGGCGAGATGATCGGCGCCTTCGCCCTGACCGAACCGCAGGCCGGCTCCGACGCCAGCTTCCTGAAGACCCGCGCGCGTCGCGACGGCGATCACTACGTGCTGAACGGCAGCAAGCAGTTCATCACCTCGGGCAGCCACGCCGGCGTGGTGATCGTCTTCGCGGTGACCGATGCGGCGGCGGGCAAGAAGGGCATCAGCGCCTTCATCGTGCCCACCGACACGCCCGGCTACCGCGTGGTGCGCGTCGAGGACAAGCTTGGCCAGCATGCGTCCGATACCTGCCAGATCGCCTTCGACGACGTGCGCATCCCCGTCAGTTACCGACTGGGCGAGGAGGGGCAGGGTTACGCCATCGCCCTGGCGAATCTGGAGGGCGGGCGCATCGGCATCGCCTCCCAGGCCGTCGGCATGGCCCGCGCGGCGTTCGAGTACGCACGCGACTATGCCCATGAGCGCGAGACCTTCGGCAAGCCGATCATCCAGCACCAGGCAGTGGCCTTCCGCTTGAGCGACATGGCGACCGAGATCGCCGTGGCCCGGCAGATGGTCCACCACGCCGCCAGCCTGCGCGAAGCCGGCCTGCCGTGCCTGACCGAAGCCTCGATGGCCAAGCTGTTCGCCTCGGAAATGGCCGAGCGCGTGTGCTCCGCGGCGATCCAGACCCTCGGCGGTTATGGCTATCTGCAGGACTACCCGGTGGAGCGCATCTACCGCGACGTGCGCGTGTGCCAGATCTACGAGGGCACCAGCGACGTGCAGCGACTGGTGATCGCGCGGAGTCTGTAA